TCGGAGCGTTTCCAAAAGgctgggaagtgcccagggagCTGCCCGAGCGCCCGCGGAGGGGCAGGAGCGGCCGTGCAGGCactcgcccccgccgcggcggagcTGCTCGGCCGGAGAGTCTCCGGGAAGCACTAACGCACCCAACATCTCGAGAAGCTTGAGAGGCGACCAGGAGCAAAAGCGCACACACAGCGTTAGAGCAACTGCTTCCAGGCCCCAACCTGGAGATCTTGGGTGGGGGGGAAACCGCCGGACAAGAGCAGTTAGGTATTTTTTTTACGCCCGGAGAGGCCGTGGAGTCGCCATTCTTGGAGATGTTCAGACCACATCTGGACACGGTACTGGTCAAGCTGCTCTAGGAGGCCCTGCTTGAGCCGGGGTTGGGCTaggtggtctccagaggtccctgccaacccaaCGAAAGCTGGAAAGCTTTGGCACTGATTAAGAGTACAACTTCACATCAAGTTGAGGGCAAGGACGGGAGAAACgcagaagatgatgatgatggtttCTTCCTGAGCTACCAGCCAAACAGGTAGCACAGGAGCCGTGACCCTGAGACAGCAACCACAAGCGTTTAGACAGCTACACGTCAGGGAGAAAAACTCACTAGCCCGGTTTGGaatctccccttccctccttggaGAGAGCCGGCACAGGGGTCAGCAGCAGGGATTTGGGGCGGAAAAGAGCCTTTTCAGCCCACGGAGCTCATAGGAAGGAGCCCGGAGCGCCCGAGGCACGGGCCCCCCCCGGCCAGGCAGACGCTGGAGGAAAGGGCCGGAGGACTTGGAATTCATTAACCAGCCCAAGGTTGCGAGAGGAGCCAGCGCGAGACCCAGGGACGCGCCGCTGGCAGCGGTTCAGCTCCGGGTGCtttcgcctcggccccggccgaGCTCGGCCGCTCTCGCAGCCGGCAGGAGCGAGAGGGACTCGGGTTCACCCCCGGCACCAGCCCTGCCCTTGCTCCTCCGTCCGGTGCCTTAAAGGCAGGCTGGAAAACCATCCGTCTCCATGAAGGCAGCGGATTGAAAGCCGCAAGTATCCGATAGGAAAAGCTTCCAAGGGAGCTGGGTCAGGTCCAAGCTAATCCAGCCCCCGTGGGCAAAGGGCGCCCTGGCAGATGTCGAGCTCATCGGATAACCGCCAGCGCATCCTGGCTGGCCGGCGGCTGGAAGTTGACAGCCGCGGGGTCAGCGCCTGCTTCGCGCCGTCCCCCAGCCGGCCAGAGGGAAATTCGGGAAGCTCCTCGGGGCAAAACCGGCAAATATTAACAGCAGGAGGGCGAACACGGAGTCCCGCGTTCCCGAAGCGCAAAGTCCGAGCGCGTCGAGCGaacgtccttcccgcgctcggcGCCGTCAGCTCGTGCCTGACCCGACAGCGTTATCCCTCCCCTTATATCTTTAAGCGAGGAATTTCTTCAAGGCCCCCGGGCGGAAGCAAGCTCTGGAGCTGCCTTCGCTTCCTAAACCTCCGTTTCCTTCTCCCGCAGCGATGCGGGAGCGATGGAGCCGTCTCCACCAAGCCCGGGAGCCGCCAGGCAGAGCCGGGACTCCTCCGCGGCCCCTCTGAGGCTTGGGCGAACCTCATTCCTCCGGGAGGAGAAAGTGCTTCGAACGTTTGCAGCTCTCACAAAGCAGACATccattaaatccttttttttgttgttgttgttgtaaaagGTGCGACTAAATCAAGCCACGAGGTAAAACCCGGGACACGAAGCGCAGCCCCGGGAAGGGAAAGCGCTTCGGGCCGGCGACTCTCAGCCCTCTGCAAGAGGCTGCGGCTGGAGCGCTGGCGCGTGACTCATACCTCCGCTctgctcgctttttttttttcctctttttcccctcctcctctctttttaaGGAGGCCAGAGATACCTGCTCCGAAGCGAGAGCAAAGTTGCTGCCCAGGCTATGCGCAGCACCCGCAGTTTGCCGTGCACAAACCGCCACTGCTCCCGAGCCCGCACGGCTTCACGGGGACagggagccaaaaaaaaaaagccgaaaTCCCTCTCGAATAGTGCGGTTCTCTGACTCATCCGTGTCACCCTTCCCAAACTGAAGTCAGGGCTAAAATTATGCCGCTAAATCGTCAAAGCGAGCTCGATGGCGGCGTCCGAGTGCTTCGTCTCGGCCTGGAGCACGGGCAGGATCCGCTCGGGACGCGGCTCCGAGACGCGGAGATGTTAATGAGGCCGCCGGAGTCCCGCTGCCTGCGTCAAAAGAGGAACGGATTTAGGAAACCGAGATGTGCCACCAACTCCGGAGCAGCGCTGGAGGGTTTACACTTCCCCCCAGGGCGAGCGGAAAGTTTTTTCCGGAGAGTGCCGGATTGAAGAATCCGCGTATCCAGTCCTTCGGGCTGGACAGATGTTAGAAGCAAATCCAGGATAAAACCACGAACTCGTGTCAGTGCTGCGACCGAGCCCCGGCACCCAGGCCAACGCCGTGTCCGCATCCAGGAGCGAGTTCTCCGGTCGTGGCTCTTGTTACCTCCATTTCAAATTCCCAGTATCGAGGGAAATAACGGTGGGGTCCATCAGCGCCCGGCTGTCGCAGCTCAGCTGTCTTGCGGCTGGTTGTTTTTACAATGCaactcattttttaattttttttttgggaaAACGAAGAAACGTTCCACTGCAAGGAATATTACAGGGATGAATTTCCAGGCAGAGAAGCCAGACGAATTTTTTCCAACCCCTATCCACGAGGACCACGGCCCTGTgactgggaggggaaaaaaaaaaaaaaaaaaaaccaaacccaaaaaaCCTGCCGAAGGGTGACTCACGGGAAGGAGCAATTCGAGAGCGGCGCCCGACCAGTCACACGCGCTGCTGGAGCAAAGGTCTGATCTTGAGTGCTGACAATTTGAAAAATGACTAACTACCGCAACGAAAGAGCCGTGAGTTTGCTCTCCCGGAGGCTCGTCTACAGACTCGAAGGAGTTTTAATTAAGTCAGGCTAAGTTCGTTTACGCAGCCACACCCTTAACTCGCATTTAAGCGGACAAGGCCTAACCTAAGTGCTGCAGAGGGGAAACGCTTCCCCGAGCGCGGAGCTGCCGCAGGACCCCCGTCCCTGCATGCAGCCCGCTCCCAAGGAGCCGGGCAAAGCTTTCCGGCAATTCCTCAAAGCTTCGCGACCGTGTGACAATCCCAGGTCACTAACACCCGGCCTCGGCAGTTACCTCGAACCCTCATCTGCCTGTCGGCAAACTCCCTGCTCGGATGCAACCGGACTGTTGCCCCGGCTTCGGGCTGAAAGCTCGCGAGTGTTTCCTGCGACGTTTCTGTCTCCCCCTCGGCGTGAGGAACTGCAGCTGTCGGAGAAACCGTAGCCGGCCGCATCCTCCCCGGCCTGCCCCCCGCCGCACCTGCCCGAGGCCTTTCGTCGGCTCGCCCGCTTCCTATCGGGGCGCCGAGACACGTCCCCCCTTTGCATCCGTCGCTCCGCGAGTGCCCCTACTCGCAGCCACCGGCCCTTTTGTCCACGGCGGCGTTTTCCGCGTTAGCCCGGAGCCTTTCCCTTTCCAGCCAGCGCGTTCCTTCCGGGAAGCACGGCCCTGCCACAGTCCCCGTGCGCCCTCGTGCACAGGGTGTCACCTACTATAGTGCTTTTCCAAGTCCTCACGCGAGTTACTTGGGGCTGGCAGCTCCACCACAGCCAGGATAAATTTGACACTGAAGTGTGCTAAAAGGCAACTATTAACTTAAAGCGGGAGCGTTCAAGCAGCAGCATCCTTCCCATTTATAAAAATAGTCACTCATCTAAGTCTCAAAGGAATTGCAGAGAGGCTTTCAAAACCGTGAAATATGGAACAGAGACCTCTTTATGTCAGCAGAACGCACTACTCCAGCACCATCTCGCCCCTTTCTGTTTCTCTCATAATTAAATATAAGCAACGTACCAGGAGAGCTCCACTGTATAAttgctttattttctgcttattaGTTCTTTACCAACACTACAGCCATATTGAGAACACAAAATTCCTGTTTAGTTTAGTCAGGGAGATCACAGTCTACAAACTCATTCACTTATCGGACACGATTAACGCCATTCAGAACTTACTCCATAAATTCACATGAACACAAATTGATGCACTTAATCTTCAGATCCGGTTTTAAATCACTGGATTTCTTACAGATGGCCACTTTCTCCTACAGGCTGCGTTTACTGCCTTATAGCCACCAGTTCGTGGCGAGGTTCAGCTACAACCTATAAAGGACGTTTGGAAAGTGAAAACTTTGTGTTTTGTTCAGTAGCAATGGCCGTTTATTTTTGAAGTCTCTGCCACATGTTTCAGTaacttttttctcccccaaaaagacattaaaaaaaaaaaaacaaacagaagcataATCAGTTTCCTTTCACCTACAAAAACAGAATATCTAAAGTAACAAAGTTACTAAGGAAATACAAAATTGTGAATTCAACTTAATGCAAAGTCTAGCAAAGAAGTCTGCCCCAGCATTTGAAGAGAAAATATAATAAATCAACTTAGACTGAAAATGAACTTatttaagttttcattttgacTGAGAATAGATTTAAGAAAGTTCAAGAACCATTAATAGAGCTTCAAGTTTTCCAGTTTAGGCATTTACTTTGTGCTTGGCTATTTTATTTATGTTCCAGAAGAAAACAGTAACCATATTCTTGTATTTTTAGTCTTTATACCACCACACTATTTGTTAAGTtacatcaacagaaaaaaaaaaattcttacgcTTATAAAAAAGCTAGAAAATAGAGCAATGATATCCCAATGGCAAAAAGACTTCAGGGAAAAGTCTCACCTCCTCTTCTTTATGACTGAGATTTAAGTGCTATTGTACTGTACATGAAGCTTGTTTTTCCAGACTCTTTTCTTTAACTTGCCCTGGTTTATAATCAATCAATGCTCTATCTTCTAGTATCAAGAACCCATTCAATCCCATTTGCAACCCACATCAAGATAAGTCTTCTTTTGGAACCATATTCTAAGGTAATTTTTAAGTGGTCCAAAGCATTCGAATTCAGAAGTGAATTCAGTATTTTTATCTTCCCATACATCTTTGGTAAGAGCTCCATATACAATGTATTTAGCAAGCAGAGTAAACACTGCAGAAATGTAGTGTAATGCCCCCAATTTCATGTAAAAATCATacccttggaaaaagaaaaaaaaagccattttcttctggttttgtagCATACATTCCTAGAATTCCCCAATCGAGTTTTAACTGCTTGAGGAAATCTGAAGTTAATCCTTAAGGCTGAATAAGAACCagctgctttacattttttgcaCCCAGCATTAATACTTGATTGAGATTTTACACTAATACAAATACTTGCTCTgggtgggttgggttttttttttttttgccagtcacATCCGAACCCCGTGATATGGCAAATGAGCTGCCTGCCCTTTAAGAACTAGTTATGGAAGTTTACATTCATAGTCGTAGTCTCACTCTCTCCTCCCGCTCTCATTAATAGTTACTCAATGGGCTTCAGACATCCAACATAGTTCCTTTCATACCGGACTACAGCAACAACATGCTACCGAGACAGATGGCCAAGACTGCAACTATCTGTACGAGTTAAGTCTAGTCTTGTAAAACTAAAACCCATAAGCGATTTCCTCAAAACGGCAGTTATTCAGACGTCAGAATTACTGAGCTCTGTTAAAGCTTAGCACTAAGCTTGCCCACTCGGGTGtctacaaaatggaaaaaaaatagggtTCTCCTTTCTCCAATACATGCATTTCAGAAGTAATGAAAAATCCTTTTGAGGTTCAAAAGATGTCTTCAAGTGTCTTAAGATGAAGATGAAGCAATTTTTCTTTATCGCAAGACAGCAAAATCAGTGCTAGATTTTCGCCTAAACATTTGTGATTTAAATTAAAACTTGTCGCAATGCTCACAcgttattgctgcatttttctggAAGGAACCTATCTTGCATTGAATCGGAGACTGACACAAGTAATAAAAACCGCAGCTAAACATCATTAAGTTTGCAATGCAAGACAAAAACCGAACAGTATATACCCTGGAACTATTACATCATTCATGTTGTATTTGCTATATGGTTGCTATGTAGTATGGGGAACTTATTTGCGTCCCTTCTCATGCATGATGTATGGTTCAGAACTTCACAGCTGACATTTCAAAGCAGTTCTTACATTACCTAGTTAACATTATGCCTGATATGCACTTTGAACATATTACAATGGTATTCTCACTATCTGCCACTGTAGGCAAGATTTCACTTCGTTATTAGTCTGAGATATGAAGACAGACCGAGAGTCACTATTTAGTTATAGATtaacagaactttaaaaaagTCCTTAATATAAAAAGACAGACTGCAGTTTGATTTTAAGCAATAATTTTCCGTTTACTAGATGAAGTAGACCTATCAACATATTCCGCATGAATGCAAAAAAGTAGCAATCTACAGCAagtgatagaagaaaaaaaaaaatgtaatcaaaAAAGTAGAACCAGAAAGCATACACTGAAAATGGTACCCCTCCCCCAACCATCCCCCAAAATAATCAAACCATCGTAAAGGCtatcgagagagagagagagaaaaagaaaaaagaagagttacTTAGCAAGTCTACAATGTGTTTTTCCCCTGTTTGCTGGAAGTCTGCCATAGCATCTAGTGCCTGTGTTCGTGTCACATTTGGAGATTAGAGCATCCTAACGCCAAGCAAGAAGAGTTAAAACAGGAATCCAGTCAGTGTGTATAACGAAAGGGTGGTAACTGGAGAAAGGTGATCATAATCCTATGGatgcttttgttttacttttcagtaGAGAATCATTCTTCCGGAAAGCCATgtgggttattttatttttttttttaattctttgtagaCTAAATAGTTATTCTCTCATTAGGATTTATAATTGGATGTTAACCATGTCAGCCCTTCATAGAGTCCATCCCCTGTAGTAGCACAGGAGGGCTGCACGTACCAATTCCTATCCCTGATTCGGGTCAGGCCCAGTTTCTCCTGGATTTCATGGGGTTTCATGGCATCGGGCAGGTCCTGCTTGTTGGCGAAGATGAGGATGATGGCGTCCCGCATCTCCCTGTCGTTGATAATGCGGTGGAGCTCCTGGCGGGCCTCGTCGATGCGGTCGCGATCGGCGCAGTCCACCACAAAGATCAACCCTTGCGTGCCCGTGTAGTAGTGCCTCCAGAGGGGACGGATCTTGTCCTGGCCCCCGACGTCCCACACGTTGAACTTGACGTTTTTGTAAGTCACCGTCTCCACGTTGAAGCCCACGGTGGGGATGGTGGTGACCGACTGGCCCAGCTTCAGTTTGTACAGGATGGTGGTTTTACCGGCCGCGTCCAGGCCCAGCATCAGGATCCGCATCTCCTTGTTGCCGAAGATCTTGGACAGCACCTTGCCCATCTCGGCGGCATCCAAggggcccggcgccggcgggggACGGGGGGCGGACGAGCGGCGACCCAGCCGAgcggcccgcgcggggcggcggcccggagcgcagcggggccggcagggcaAGGGCAGGCGGGGCTCAGCGCCGCATGGGGCGGCCGCGGAGGGCGAGGCCTGGCGCTGCGGTGCGCGAagagcggccgcgccgcgccccgctcgTCCGCCGGgcctgaggcggcggcggctccgcccggCTCTTGCCTTggctgccgccgcggcgcctcAGCTCATGGATGCCGGCtcacggcggcggctccgcgtCCTGCCGGCGCAGGGCCGAGGGGggagcgcgccggggccgccggcagtTACctcagggccggggctggggccggctccGCTcctggccgcgccgcgccgcgccgctcccctcaGCCAGCACCGCCGGAAAAGGCGCCGCGCGAGCCCGCCTCACTTCCCCTCCGCCGCCAGCGCGCCTgcgcgcggcgccccgccccgccccgccccgcccggcaaGAGCCGGCACCGCCCGCCCTGTCCTCCGCGCATGCGCCCGCCCGCGCGGCACCCCCCCGCGCGGACGCGgagggagcgggggcggggctcCTCTTTCCCCGCCCCCTTCCGCCCCGCGTGGTGCGCGCCTTTCCCCGCGCCCGCGCGGCCTCCGGAGGGAGCTGCGCGTGcgcagagcggcgccgcggcgccccgcccccgcgcgcgtCAAGGGGAGCACGCGCAGACGGCGCGCGCTGGAGCAGCGGGGCGGGGGCTCTGCGTGCGA
This is a stretch of genomic DNA from Apteryx mantelli isolate bAptMan1 chromosome 4, bAptMan1.hap1, whole genome shotgun sequence. It encodes these proteins:
- the ARF6 gene encoding ADP-ribosylation factor 6, with product MGKVLSKIFGNKEMRILMLGLDAAGKTTILYKLKLGQSVTTIPTVGFNVETVTYKNVKFNVWDVGGQDKIRPLWRHYYTGTQGLIFVVDCADRDRIDEARQELHRIINDREMRDAIILIFANKQDLPDAMKPHEIQEKLGLTRIRDRNWYVQPSCATTGDGLYEGLTWLTSNYKS